A DNA window from Ralstonia solanacearum K60 contains the following coding sequences:
- a CDS encoding IS5 family transposase has product MWKKDHREREAKLARKSKRYPSDMTDVEWAAVQPLLPREAVRGRRRECDLREVINALRYLVRAGCGWRMLPHDFPPWQTVYWWFRRLMHRFLFRTLHDVVLMLDRELAGRQPCPSGGVIDSQTVKAPSADKRGYDAAKKIVGRKRHIAVDTDGRLLMVNLTPADIADSTGALVVLDAVKKRWPGVKHLFADGAYDRTALMDKAATLDFVVEVVRRHEQQTGFAVLPRRWVVERTFGWMIRWRRLVRDYEQRADVSEAMIHIAMSSLLLRRIAHP; this is encoded by the coding sequence ATGTGGAAAAAAGACCATAGAGAACGCGAGGCAAAGCTGGCTCGCAAGAGCAAGCGTTACCCGAGCGACATGACGGACGTCGAATGGGCCGCAGTGCAGCCGCTGCTGCCACGCGAGGCCGTGCGAGGCCGGCGCCGGGAGTGCGACTTGCGGGAGGTGATCAACGCGCTGCGCTACCTGGTGCGAGCGGGCTGCGGCTGGCGCATGCTGCCCCACGACTTCCCGCCGTGGCAGACCGTGTATTGGTGGTTTCGCCGGCTCATGCACCGATTTCTGTTCCGCACGCTGCACGACGTGGTGCTGATGCTGGACCGGGAGTTGGCTGGGCGGCAGCCGTGCCCGAGTGGGGGCGTCATCGATAGCCAGACAGTCAAAGCGCCCTCGGCGGACAAGCGTGGCTACGATGCGGCCAAGAAAATCGTCGGGCGCAAACGGCATATCGCGGTGGACACGGATGGACGGCTGCTGATGGTGAACCTGACGCCGGCGGACATTGCCGACAGCACGGGGGCACTGGTGGTGCTGGATGCAGTGAAGAAGCGCTGGCCGGGCGTGAAACACCTGTTTGCAGACGGCGCGTACGACCGCACCGCGCTGATGGACAAGGCCGCGACCCTCGACTTCGTGGTTGAAGTGGTGCGCCGGCACGAGCAGCAAACGGGCTTTGCCGTTCTGCCACGCCGCTGGGTGGTCGAGCGCACCTTTGGGTGGATGATTCGCTGGCGCCGACTCGTGCGCGACTACGAGCAGCGCGCGGACGTATCGGAAGCCATGATTCATATCGCCATGAGTAGCTTGTTACTGCGCAGAATCGCTCATCCTTGA
- a CDS encoding MarR family winged helix-turn-helix transcriptional regulator, whose amino-acid sequence MTSERERFAVMHQFGRTYRAFLAAFEAYVGQPMPRWRILFALHDHEGGGLAQKQLAERLQMDPGALTRQLKVLEQLGWIERATDARDNRLTNVSLSDAGLAVVLECMPRRVAFLNATLDGLPDDLVHALSEALASIETRLADAPVQLGTPIAGQAETR is encoded by the coding sequence ATGACTTCTGAACGCGAACGCTTTGCCGTCATGCACCAGTTCGGCCGCACCTATCGTGCATTCCTGGCCGCTTTCGAGGCGTACGTCGGCCAGCCGATGCCGCGCTGGCGCATCCTGTTCGCGCTGCACGACCACGAGGGCGGCGGCCTCGCGCAGAAGCAACTGGCCGAGCGCCTGCAGATGGACCCGGGGGCGCTCACGCGCCAGCTCAAGGTGCTCGAACAGCTCGGCTGGATCGAGCGCGCCACCGACGCCCGCGACAACCGCCTGACCAACGTCTCCCTGTCCGACGCCGGGCTGGCCGTGGTGCTCGAGTGCATGCCGCGCCGTGTCGCCTTCCTCAACGCCACGCTCGATGGCCTGCCCGACGACCTGGTGCACGCCCTGTCCGAGGCGCTGGCGTCGATCGAAACCCGCCTTGCCGATGCGCCGGTCCAGCTCGGCACGCCCATCGCCGGGCAGGCCGAAACGCGCTGA
- a CDS encoding MFS transporter has translation MAVHSALPHSHTQVLPFRESLLAMLGICFVVVLVALDQTVVGTALPTVVAELKGFDLYAWVATSYLLTSVVTVPIFGRLGDFYGRKPFVVASIVVFTLASVMCGMAGSMAFLVWSRALQGVGGGMLVGTAYACIADLFPDARVRLRWQVLLSAAFGIANAIGPTLGGWMTQALGWRSVFYVNVPFGVLGLWFAWHFLPHLRQNLHAGRIRPDWQGALLITVALGALQFFVEWLPRHGLSLPMLGWLVLSAAAFVGLWWWEQRAEQPLLPFDMVRNPALATLFVLATLSGFSMFVLLFYAPLLFQGGFGMSPQQAGLVITPLVVCITLGSIINGRIVTRIPRPNVMLYAGFALLVLALAGMAVSSRATPQLALLLLMLLAGLGLGFVLPNLTVFAQQSAGRAHLGIATALLQSLRMVGGMVGTALVGTLVSERYAGGVGDALRADGATQWLHRLADPEMLIDHDAQTALLAQMRSAGHDGAALLEAARHALVSAIHLGLIVATVVAVVGLWRVRRVPPVTLHHVEPVQAAD, from the coding sequence ATGGCCGTCCACTCCGCGCTCCCGCATTCCCACACCCAGGTCTTGCCGTTCAGGGAGTCGTTGCTGGCCATGCTCGGCATCTGCTTCGTCGTCGTGCTGGTGGCACTGGACCAGACCGTGGTCGGCACCGCGCTGCCGACGGTGGTGGCGGAACTCAAGGGGTTCGACCTCTACGCGTGGGTGGCGACGTCCTACTTGTTGACCTCGGTGGTGACGGTGCCGATCTTCGGCCGGCTGGGGGATTTCTACGGCCGCAAGCCGTTCGTGGTGGCGTCCATCGTCGTTTTCACGCTGGCCTCGGTGATGTGCGGCATGGCGGGCAGCATGGCGTTCCTGGTGTGGTCGCGGGCGCTGCAGGGCGTCGGCGGCGGCATGCTGGTCGGCACGGCCTACGCCTGCATTGCCGACCTGTTTCCCGATGCGCGGGTGCGCCTGCGCTGGCAGGTCCTGCTGAGTGCCGCGTTCGGCATCGCCAACGCCATCGGCCCGACGCTGGGCGGCTGGATGACGCAGGCGCTGGGCTGGCGGTCGGTGTTCTACGTGAACGTGCCGTTCGGCGTGCTGGGGCTGTGGTTTGCGTGGCACTTCCTGCCGCATCTGCGCCAGAACCTGCATGCCGGCCGCATCCGGCCGGACTGGCAGGGTGCGCTGCTGATCACGGTGGCGCTGGGCGCGCTGCAGTTCTTTGTCGAATGGCTGCCGCGCCATGGCCTGTCGCTGCCGATGCTGGGGTGGCTGGTGCTGTCGGCGGCGGCCTTTGTCGGCCTGTGGTGGTGGGAGCAGCGCGCCGAGCAGCCGCTGCTGCCGTTCGACATGGTGCGCAACCCCGCGCTGGCGACGCTGTTCGTGCTGGCGACGCTGTCCGGGTTCTCGATGTTCGTGCTGCTGTTCTATGCGCCGCTGCTGTTCCAGGGCGGTTTCGGCATGTCGCCGCAGCAGGCGGGGCTGGTCATCACGCCGCTGGTGGTGTGCATCACGCTGGGCAGCATCATCAATGGGCGCATCGTCACCCGCATCCCCCGGCCCAATGTGATGCTCTATGCGGGGTTTGCGCTGCTGGTGCTGGCGCTGGCGGGCATGGCGGTGTCGTCGCGCGCCACGCCTCAGTTGGCGCTGCTCCTGCTGATGCTGCTGGCGGGCCTGGGGCTCGGCTTCGTGCTGCCCAACCTGACGGTGTTCGCCCAGCAGTCGGCGGGGCGGGCGCACCTGGGCATTGCCACCGCGCTGCTGCAATCGCTGCGGATGGTCGGCGGCATGGTCGGCACGGCGCTGGTCGGCACGCTGGTCAGCGAGCGCTATGCGGGCGGCGTGGGCGATGCGCTGCGCGCGGACGGCGCCACGCAATGGCTGCACCGGCTTGCCGATCCGGAAATGCTGATCGACCATGACGCGCAGACCGCTTTGCTTGCGCAGATGCGGTCCGCCGGCCACGACGGGGCCGCGCTGCTCGAGGCGGCGCGCCATGCGCTGGTGAGCGCCATCCACCTGGGGCTGATCGTGGCGACCGTGGTGGCGGTGGTCGGCCTGTGGCGCGTGCGGCGCGTTCCGCCGGTCACGCTGCATCATGTGGAGCCCGTGCAGGCCGCGGACTGA
- a CDS encoding DNA-3-methyladenine glycosylase I, whose translation MSRCCWVGEDPLMIGYHDTEWGTPSHDDRHLYEMLVLEGAQAGLSWQTILRKRARYQEVFDGFDPARVARFTPARIEKLLADPGIVRNRGKLEAAVVNARKVLEVQDEAGSLDGFLWAFVGGGPIVNRWNSYRDAPASTEASKAMSKALAARGFKFVGPTICYAFMQATGMVDDHEAGCFRAGKAKTGPK comes from the coding sequence ATGTCCCGCTGCTGCTGGGTCGGCGAAGACCCGCTGATGATCGGCTACCACGACACCGAGTGGGGCACGCCTTCGCACGACGACCGCCACCTGTACGAGATGCTGGTGCTGGAAGGCGCGCAGGCGGGACTGTCGTGGCAGACCATCCTGCGCAAGCGGGCCCGCTACCAGGAGGTGTTCGACGGCTTCGACCCGGCCCGCGTGGCGCGCTTTACGCCGGCGCGCATCGAAAAACTGCTGGCCGATCCGGGCATCGTGCGCAACCGCGGCAAGCTGGAGGCGGCCGTCGTCAACGCGCGCAAGGTGCTGGAGGTGCAGGACGAGGCCGGCTCGCTGGACGGCTTCCTGTGGGCCTTCGTCGGCGGCGGGCCGATCGTCAACCGCTGGAACAGCTACCGCGACGCGCCGGCCTCGACCGAGGCCTCCAAGGCGATGAGCAAGGCGCTGGCCGCGCGCGGCTTCAAGTTCGTCGGCCCGACCATCTGCTACGCCTTCATGCAGGCCACGGGCATGGTGGACGATCACGAAGCCGGCTGTTTCCGGGCCGGCAAGGCCAAGACCGGGCCGAAGTAG
- a CDS encoding magnesium and cobalt transport protein CorA → MPMVINSALYRNGRRERDLSVEAISDVLHSPGTFVWLGLHEPDDAMLARLQEEFQLHDLAIEDARKAHQRPKLETYGDTLFIVLNTAQMEQGEVVFGETHLFVGRDFLVSVRHGPSASYSPVRERCEHTPHLLAKGAPFALYAVMDFVVDHYQPVLESLQETFDAIEGQLFGDAFDRTAIERLYTLKRQLLRLRNAALPVEDIAGQLVRLHEDVVPRELRAYFRDVADHAHRLVGALDVIREMLTTAISVNVALVSVTQNDIVKRLAGWGAILAIPTVVFSNYGMNFKGMPELQHPAGYPIVLACTAAGCVWLYRKLRRSGWI, encoded by the coding sequence ATGCCCATGGTGATCAACAGCGCGCTGTACCGCAACGGCCGCCGCGAACGCGATCTCTCGGTCGAGGCCATCAGCGACGTGCTGCATTCGCCGGGCACCTTCGTCTGGCTGGGCCTGCACGAGCCGGACGACGCCATGCTGGCCCGCCTGCAGGAGGAGTTCCAGTTGCACGACCTCGCCATCGAGGATGCCCGCAAGGCCCACCAGCGCCCCAAGCTGGAGACCTACGGCGACACGCTCTTTATCGTGCTGAACACGGCGCAGATGGAGCAGGGCGAAGTCGTCTTCGGCGAAACGCACCTGTTCGTCGGGCGCGATTTCCTGGTCTCGGTGCGGCATGGGCCGTCGGCGTCGTACTCGCCGGTGCGCGAGCGCTGCGAGCACACGCCGCACCTGCTGGCCAAGGGCGCGCCGTTCGCGCTGTACGCGGTGATGGATTTCGTGGTCGACCACTACCAGCCGGTGCTCGAAAGCCTGCAGGAGACGTTCGACGCCATCGAGGGCCAGCTCTTCGGCGACGCGTTCGACCGCACCGCCATCGAGCGGCTGTACACGCTCAAGCGCCAGCTGCTGCGCCTGCGCAACGCCGCGCTGCCGGTGGAGGACATCGCCGGCCAACTGGTCCGCCTGCACGAGGACGTCGTCCCCAGGGAGCTGCGCGCCTATTTCCGCGATGTGGCCGATCATGCCCACCGGCTGGTCGGCGCGCTGGACGTGATCCGCGAGATGCTGACCACGGCGATCTCGGTGAACGTGGCGCTGGTGTCGGTCACACAGAACGACATCGTCAAGCGGCTGGCCGGGTGGGGCGCTATCCTGGCGATCCCGACCGTGGTGTTCAGCAACTACGGCATGAACTTCAAGGGCATGCCCGAGCTGCAGCATCCGGCGGGATATCCCATCGTGCTGGCCTGCACCGCGGCGGGGTGCGTGTGGCTGTATCGCAAGCTGCGCCGGTCGGGCTGGATCTAG